The window ACGCCCCCCGTGGGTTGTCGAGTGAAGGCTGCCGCCTCATATCGAGGCCTCCGGCCCGTCCTGTCCCGTCCACCTCCGAGCCCGCCGGCCATCCAGCCCGCGAGCGGCTCCGGACGCGGCACGAGGAGAGACGATGAGACTTCCTGGCACGTGGCGCGCGTGGCTTCGCGGCGGACTCCTGCTGACCAGCGTGTGCGCCGTGGGCGGCACGGTCGCCACCCAGGCCGGGTGCGCGTCCGCGCCTGACAGCGCGGCCCGCGAGGACATCCCCCTGTCGCCCACTCCGCTCTACGGCAAGTTCGTCTGGCACGACCTCGTCACCGACAATCCCGCCGCCGCGAAACGCTTCTATCGCGACCTGTTCGGATGGGAGTTCGTGGACATCCGAGGCGGCCTCCGCCCCTACTCCCTCATCCGCGCCCAGGGGCGCTGGATTGGCGGCATCGTCCATCCGGCGAACGCCGCCGAGAAACGCGAAGGCGCGCTGTGGCTCGGCTACCTCTCCGTGCCCGACGTGGACCGCGCTGTCACCGAAGTAAGCGCGCGCGGCGGCAAGGCGCTCGACGGCCCCATCGACGTGCGGAACATCGGCCGGGCCGCGGTGGTCGCCGACCCGCAGGGCGCGGCGGTGGGCTTCGTGCGCTCCCGGCCCGGAGATCCGGCCGATACGGGCGTGCCGGATGAGGGCCAGTTCTTGTGGATGGAGTACCTGGCCCAGGACCCCGTCGCCGCGGCGGACTTCTACAAGGAGCTCCTGGGCTACGAGGTCCGAGATCGTCCACTCGGCGGCGGGCCCCACTACGTCCTCGCCCAGGGACAGCATCCCCGAGGCGGCGTGCTGGCCAACCCGGTGAAAGGCGCGCGCCCCAACTGGCTCACCTATGTCCGCGTGAAGGACCCCGCGACGCTCGCTTCACGGGCCCAGGCCCTGGGGGGCCGCGTGCTGATGGCCCCGCGCCCGGACGCACGGGGTGGCTCGCTCGCGCTCATCGCCGACCCGAGCGGCGCGGTGCTCGCGCTCCAGCGCTACCCCTTCGAAACGTCCAAGTCCGCAACGGCGCCGTGATGCGCCACCCTCGAGGAGAACCCCACGTGCAACTGCGTCGACACCCTTCCCCCCGCTCGCTGTCCTGGACCGTCCTGATGGCCGGTGCCCTCCTCACGTCCGGATGCACGGACCAGCCCGCGGGCGTCGGACTCGGCTTCACCACGCCGTCGCCCTGGAACGCCACACCTCAGATGGAGATCACGACCACCTGGAACGGCGGACCGATGTACTGGGCGCCCTGAGCGCGGCCGCTTCCTCGCCGCGCGCATGGACTGCGGGGCATGACGCGCGACGAGCAGATCATCCAGGAATGTCTTCGTGCCGCGGTCGAAGGGCCGTTCTTCCCTGACTGGGAGTTCCCGGCCCTGTTCGGATTCGACCGAGCGAAGGCCGCCATCCTCGCGTCATGGCCCGTGTGGGATGATGGCAAGGCGCAGAGCCGCGCCATCAACAACACGCTGAACAACCTGCTCGGCTACCCGCACAAGAAATGGGCCCTGTGGCCCCAGTACATCTCGGCCTCGCCCGAAGAGGTCAAGGCCGTCTTCGCACGATGGCGCAAGCCCCCCCTGGGAGGACTGAGTGCCATCGCTCGACGAAGGGGAGAATGCCTCCCCGGAGGCGGGCGGCGGACCTCACCACCGCGCCTCCGAGGAGACGGCGCATCACGCCTGCGGGGCGTGCACGCCGTTGGACAGCTCGTTGCGGACGACCTCGGACACGCGCTCGCGGACCATCTCGCCCACGCGCTCGCGGACGTCGGCGCTCACGCTCTCACGCACCGCGCTCGCGATGCGCTCGGGGTCGACGGAACCACCGCCCTGCTGCATCGGCATCATGGACGGACCGGCGCGCATCGCCTCACCGAGCGCGGACCGGACGGCCTCGGGGAGCTGCGAGCGAAGCGCCGAGTCCAGCTCCGAGCGCATGCTGCTCATGAACCGCTCACGCAGGGAGTCCGCCAACCGCGTGCGGATGGCGTCCGCCAGGCGCTCCACGTCCTGCATCCCCTGCCCCATCATCATGCCCTGCGGCATCATCCCGCCCTGCCCCATCATGCCCCGGTGACGGGCCATGGCGCCGCGCAGCATCTCGCCCATGCGCTCCCGCAGCACCTCGCGTACGCGCTCGCGGACCGCCGAGTTGATGCGCTCACGGAGGCCCTCGGACAGCCGGTCCTGCAGGGTCATCGCGATGCGCTCGGGGTCGAACGCGCCGGCGGCCATGCCGCCCCACTGGCGCGTCATGACGCCACGGAGCCCGTCGGACAGCCGCTCGCGCAGGGCCTCGCGCACGCGCTCACGCAGGCTGTACACCAGTCCCTCGTGGAGGGCCTCGGCCAGGCGCCCGCGAATGGCGTCCGCCAGCCGCTCCGCCTCGTGGGGGCTGAAGCCGGGCATGCGCTCCGACATCACCGAGCGCAGCGTGTCCGCCAGCCGCTCGCGCAGGGCCTCGCGCACGCCGTCATGCGCGGCGGTGTTGATGCGCTCGCGCAGGGACTCCAGCAGGCGGGTGCGCACCGCCTCCGCCAGCCGCTCGGTATCCGGGGCGCCGAAGCCGTGGGAGGACATCTGCCACTGCTCGAACAGCGCCGCGCGCACGCACTCGGCCAGCCGCTCGCGGATGCCGTCGCGGATGCGCTCATGCACCACGGAGGCGATGCGCTCGCGCAGCGTCTCCGACAGGCGGGAACAAAGCGCGTCCGCGATGCGCTCCGGCTCCGGCATGCCGTAGCCCTGGGGCATCATCCCATACCCCTGCGGCATCCCACCGCCGCGCTCGAACATCGCGTGGCGGATGGCCTCCCCCACGCGCTCACGCACCTCGCGGCCGAGCCGGTCCTCAATCGCGGAGACAATCTGCTCGCGAACGGCTTCGACGACCCGCTCCTTGAACGACTCACCGAACATCTGCTGCGACTGGGGAGAAAGCTGCTCCTGGAACATGAGAACGCTCCTGACTCGACGCCTGGACTGCGAGGAAACACGGCAGGAGAAAACCCCTCTCCTGCCGGGCGCGATTCAATAAACAGGCACGCATTCAGGGTAAACGTGTCGTCGGTGTGAGGCCCCGTTGGCAGCCAGACACCGGCGGCGCGGCACAGGCCAATCCTTCCTCGGCCGCATGCGGAACGCGACGAAGGCATCCACGTTGTCGAAGGCGAAGCACGGGTTCTTCCGCCGCACCGTCTCCATGGAGGCCATCGGGACGCCCGCGTAGTCGTGGCCCGGAAACAGCTTCGCGCTATCGGGCACCTTCGCCAGCACCTGGGACAGGGAGCGGTACATGTCCTCCGGGTTGCCTCCGCTCATGTCACACCGGCCGCAGCCATTGATGAACACGGTGTCCCCGGACACCAGCGCGTCACCGGCCAGCAGGTAATGCGAGCCCGGCGTGTGCAGTGCCTGGAACGTCTCAGGCCCGACGCGCACGTCATCCTCCGGCCCCAGGGGCCGCAGCGCGCCGCCCAGCTCGCGCAGCTCCGGGGAGTACTGGACCTCCTCCCGCTGTGCGAACACCGGCACGTCCCACATCGACAGCAGGTCCGGCAGCTCCGTCACACCACTGGGCAGCGCGCGCGGCCCGGGCGGAGGTGATCGCGAATCGTTCGTCCAGGGCCCGGAAAGAGGGAATCGGCCCGCGCCTTCAAACCCTGGACGTTAGAGTGGAGCCTGAAGCGGAGGAGGATATCGCGATGCGTGAACCGTACGTGCGGCAGCTCAAGCTCGGGCCCATGGACAACTTCGTCTACCTGGTGGGGCCCCGGGACTCAGACGAGGTGGTGGTGGTGGACCCCGCGTGGGACGTGGACGCCATCGCGGAGGCGGTGAAGGCGGATGGAAAGCGCGTGGTGGGCGCGTTCGTCTCGCACTGTCACTTCGACCACATCAACGGACTGCCCGACCTGCTGTCGATGTGGGACGTGCCCGTGTACGCGCAGCGGGAGGAGGTCCAGTTCTCGCCGGAGCTACGCGAGCTGGGCGGCGCGCTGCGGCCCGTGGGGCCCGGCGACGACGTGCGCGTGGGCTCGCAGGTGTTCCATGCGCTGCACACGCCGGGGCACACGCCGGGCTCGCACTGCCTGCTGGCTGGCGATGCGCTGGTCTCCGGGGACACCGTGTTCATCAACGGCTGCGGCCGGTGCGACTTGAAGGGCGGCAACCCGGAGGACATGTACCGCTCCCTGTCCCAGGTGCTGGCGAAGGTGCCCGACACGGCGAAGCTGTTTCCGGGCCACGACTACGCGGACGTCCCGGTGACGTCCATGGAGGCGGTGCGGAAGAAGAACCCGTACTTCGCCTTCGACAACGTGGATGCCTTCGTCGCGTTCCGAATGCGGCCGAGGAAGTAGCCGGGCCTGACATGCCGCGCGGCGGTGACCGGTGTCGAGCGTCCAACGGGCGTTCACACCGAGGTCACGTTTCCGGTGAGTGCGTGCCTGTCTATTGAATCGCGCCCGGCAGGAGCCCTTCGCCTGCCGCGTATCCACGAAGTCCAGGCGTCGAGTCAGGAGCGTTGGCGCTTCGCCTTCAAGCCCGCGAGCACCGCATCGCCACGCATTCACTGTGAAGCGGATGCCGACAGTAAACTGCCAGAAAGTGGCCCTCCGAAGAATGGTGAGCCCGGTGGCCTCGAAATCTTGGCACGTCAGAGAAGCGGCGCTGCGGAGTTGGCACGTCAGTCCAGATCCAATTGAGGACGCGGGGCGCATGGCCATCACGAGCTGCGCGCAGGAGGCGCCTAACGTCCTCTCGATGACGACACCCCGCCCATCGACACCATCGTCGAAGCACTCCAAACTGTCCGCAGCGGCGAGGCGCTGCTCGCTTCGAAAGTCCGCCAAGCGCGGCTCACCGAGGGCGACACGGCACGCTCGTCGAAGGACGTGACGGCGGCCGTGGACGTTTCCTTCAACCAGTGAGCACAATGGGCGCGATGCCAACCACGTGGACCGATGCCGATCCGTTGGCGTTCCTCGCTAACGTGACGCCTGCAGGGCGCCGTCGCGACGCCCAGGTGCTTCTCGACTTGATGCGCGAGGTGACCGGGCTCGAGCCGAAGATGTTCGGTCCCTCAATCGTCGGGTTCGGAGAGTACGCGTACCAGTACGCGAGCGGCCACCGTGGCACCGCACCCGCCGCTGGCTTCTCTCCGCGCAAGGCGGCAACCGTCGTCTACCTCGCTGACGGCCTCAGCGCCCACGCCAGTGCGCTCGCCAAGCTCGGTCCGCACACGACCGGCACCGGATGCCTGTACATCAAGGACCTCACGAAGGTCGACCTCGACGTGCTCACTGGCATCGTCCGCGCCTCGCTCAAGACGCTCACCGCAGGGACCTACGGAAAGCGCGCCCACGAGGACTGAACGACCGCTGACCGGTCCCCGGAGGTCGCCTTGTCGCGGCTGTGCCTCCCCAGAGGCATCTCGCCGTGGCCACGCGGCCCGATTCCGTCGACTACACCGACAAGGATTTCGACGCCCTTCGCGACGCGATGAGCAAGCGTCGCCTCGCGGCGGTGCTCGTCGCGACGTACTGGCAGAAGGGCACGGCCAAGGCACGCCCATAACCCCCACGAGCTGAGTTCGGGCGCCGGCCCTCCCACCGCCCACTCCACACCGAAGGCCCGCCGTCAGGTAGCGGTAACGGCGACGGTGCCGAACCGAGCCAAGCCCCCGGTAGCTTGGCGCGGCTGGCTCAACGCCACCCGCGGAGCCGGACCGGCCGCGATGGGCCACGGGGCCACCCGGGCAGCGCTTCGCCCCTGAGCCTGCGCGCGCATCGAAACCATGCGACTTCCCCCACCTAAGCCTCACTCGAACACCCGGGACTTGATGCGGTGGGCCCCTTCCCTCTTGAATAGGCCCTTTTTGCCCCTGGGGAGGTCTCCACGTGAAGCGCCCATTGCTCCTTTGCACCCTGCTCGCCGGCACCGCCTTCGCCGCCAAGGAGCGCGCCACCTTCCGCTATGCCGCGCCTCCGGACGGGGAGCGTCCCGTCATCGTCAACGCCGTCATTGGCCCCCAAGGCAGTGACTTCGCCATGCGCCTGCGCTTCGACAAGGTGCCGTGGGGCGACGAGTGCAAGAGCCGCTGCGCCAACGCCACGCTGCTGCTCGACACCGACAACAGCAAGCAGACGGGCCTGCGCCTGGCGACGAAGAATGCGCCCGGCAACGGCGCCGACGTCGCCGTCGTCATCCAGGGCGTGCGCGACTACGCGAAGCAGGAAGGCGCCCCGCCCGTGAGCTGGCTGCGGGTGAAGGTCCGCCTGCTCGGCAGCGAGGCCTCCTCCGTGGATGACGGCGAGTTGCTGGCCGAGTTCAACCACCGCCAGGACCCCGAGCGGCTCCACGTGGACGGAGAAACCATCTACCTGCTGGTGGACGCCACCAGCGCCGCCCTGCCCTCCGCTCGCAAGGCCCGCGTCGTCTACCAGCCGCCCGGCGCAAAGCCGCTCCAGGCCACCATTCCTGGAATGATTGGCGGCGGGAGCGGCAAGGGCGTGCGCATCTTCAAGGACGGTTCGTGGGGGAAGGCCCGCGACGCGACGCCCTAGGGCGTCCACCTGCCGCCAGGGGGACGAGCCGTCCTGTCCTACCCGCACCCACCGTCCCGCCGCATGCCCCAGCCAGGAGGCCCCCGACCTCGGAATTCCGCGGGGTTGGAGTGGGGTTCTGCTGGCAAATAGGACTGGACAGACGTATAGGTGGGCACTGTTGGAGAGTGCGCAACCCCCCGAATTCGTTCCCAATGTCAGGGTGGCATGGTAGTCCCGGCGCCCTGTTACATACCTCTGCCCCCCAACGTGAGGAGTGCGCGGGTCGCGCGCCGCGTTCGGGGTGCGGGGCGTTCTCACCTGTGGATTGACGACCATGCTCGCAGAAGCCGAATCGAAATCGCGAAAGAAGCAGGGGGCCGGGGGAGGCAGCGGTGGCGGCGGGAGTGGCGGCGGCGCGGGTGGCAACGGCGACGGCTCCGTGCCGGCTTCGCTCGCGGACGAGGCGCGCCGCCGGTACATCAACTACGCCCTGTCGGTCATCACCTCGCGCGCCCTGCCGGACGTGCGTGACGGCCTCAAGCCGGTGCAGCGCCGCATCCTGTTCGGCATGTTCCACGACCACCGGCTGACGCACGAAGCCAAGTACCAGAAGTCCGCCAAGGTGGTTGGCAGTGTCATGGGTCAGTACCACCCGCACGGTGACGCCTCCATCTACGAGGCGCTGGTGCGCATGGCGCAGGACTTCTCGTTGCGCTACCCGCTGGTGGACGGCCACGGCAACTTCGGCTCGCTCGACGGCGACGGCGCGGCGGCCATGCGCTACACCGAGTGCCGTCTGGCGATGCTGTCCAGCGAGCTCCTGACGGAGCTGGGCAAGAAGACGGTGGCCTTCCGGCCGACCTACGACGGCACGCTGCAGGAGCCGGTGGTCATCCCCGCGCGGGTGCCGCAGTTGCTGATGAACGGCACCACGGGCATCGCCGTGGGCATGGCCACCAACATCCCGCCGCACCACCTGGGCGAGCTGGTGGACGCGCTGGTGGCGCTCATTGAGAACCCGCAGCTCCTGACGAAGGACCTGCTCAAGTGGGTGAAGGGTCCGGACTTCCCCACCGGCGGGCAGATCCTCAACGACAAGAAGGAGCTGCGCGACATCTACGAGTCGGGCCAGGGGAGCATCCGCATCCGTGGTGAGTACAAGCTGGAGGACCTCAAGCGAGGCGGCCAGCAAATCGTCATCACCTCCATCCCCTACACGGTGAACAAGTCCACGCTGGTGGCCAAGTTCGGCGACCTGGTGCGCGAGCGGAAGCTGCCGCTCATCACCGACGTGCGCGACGAATCCACCAAGGACGTGCGCATCGTCCTGGAGCTGAAGAAGGACGCCAACCCCGAGCTGGTGATGGCGTACCTGTACAAGCAGACGCCGCTGCAGACGAACTTCGGCGTCAACCTCACCTGCCTGGTACCCATCAAGGACAAGCCAGAGTTGAGCACGCCCGAGCGGCTCAACCTCAGGGACATCCTCTGGTACTTCCTCACCTTCCGCTTCGACGTGGTGACGAAGCGCTTCGAGCACGAGCTGGGCGAGCTGCTGCGGCGCGTCCATATCCTGGAGGGTTTCGAGAAGGTCTACGACGCGCTCGACGAGATGATCAAAATCATCCGCGCGTCGGAAGGAAAGCAGGACGCGGCCCGGAAGCTCATCGCCCGCTTCAAGCTGGATGAAGCCCAGGTGGACGCCATCCTGGAGATGAAGCTCTACAAGCTGGCCCGCCTGGAGATTCTCGTCGTGGAGAAGGAGCTCAAGGAGAAGCGCGCCGAAATCAAGCGCATCCAGGGCATCCTCAAGGACAAGAACAAGGTGTGGGGCACCGTCCGGGACGAACTGGGCGAGATGAAGGCCCGCTACAACGACAAGCGTCGCACGCGCATTGGCGGCGCGGGCTCCGAGGAGATGGAGTTCAGCGCCGAGGCGTTCATCGCGGACGAGGACGCGCACGTGGTCATCACCCGCGACGGCTGGGTCAAGCGCGTGCGCGAGGTGAAGGACCCGTCCACCACGCGCCTGCGTGAAGGCGACGCGGTGATGGCGGTGCTGGCCGGCAGCCTGAAGGCGAACCTGGTGCTGTTCAGCAACTTCGGCACCGCGTACGTCACCCGCTTCAACGACGTGCCCGCCTCCACGGGCTACGGCGAGCCGGTGCAGAAGTTCTTCAAGTTCGACGACGGCGAGCGCGTGGTGTCCGCCCTGTCGCTGGACGCGCGGCTGCCGCGCCCGCAGAAACTGGTGGGCGTGACGAAGCAGGGCATGGGCATGCGCTTCCTGCTGGAGCCGCACCTGGAGGTCTCCACGCGCGCGGGCCGCCGCTACGCGAAGACGGGCGAAGGCGACGAAATCATCGGCGTGCAGCCGGTGACGGACCGCGACCTGTTGGCGGTGCTGACGGAGAAGACCAGCGCCCTGGTGTGCAAGGTGGCGGAGGTCAACGAGCTGGCCGGCCCGGGCAAGGGCGTCACCGTCATCAAGGTGGACGGCGGCGACCGCGTGGTGGACTTCCTCGCCGTGTCGCCCGCGCAGAAGGACGCGAAGCTGGAGTTCGAAACGCAGAAGGGCCGCAAGCTGCACCTGTCCCCGGCGAAGTACGAGGTGACGGGCCGCGGCGGCAAGGGCCATGAGATGTCGAAGCGCGACGCCGTGAAGGAGGTGGCGCGTGCCGTCACCTTCATCCCGTTGCCCGAGAAGAAGGACTAGGCAGAGGACGCCATGGCGACGAAGAAGGAAACCTACACAGGCGCGGACATCCAGGTCCTGGAAGGCCTGGAGCCGGTGCGCAAGCGCCCGGCCATGTACATCGGCGGCACCGACAGCACGGGGTATCACCACCTGCTGTGGGAGATCCTCGACAACTCGGTGGACGAGGTCATCAACGGCTTCGCCACCACCGTGGAGGTGACGCTCCACAAGGACGGCCGCAGCGTCACCATCGTGGACAACGGGCGTGGCATCCCCGTTGACATCATGCCCAAATACAAGAAGCCGGCCGTGGAGGTCATCCTCACGACCCTTCACGCGGGCGGCAAGTTCGAGCAGGGCAACTACATCCACTCCGGCGGTCTGCACGGCGTGGGCAGCTCGGTGGTGAACGCGCTGGCGCGCAAGCTCGTCGTGGAGATCAAGCTCCACGGCAAGAAGCACGTGCAGACGTTCGCGCGCGGCAAGGCCACCAGCACGCTGAAGGTGGATGGCGCCGCGCGTGGCACGGGCACCTCCGTCACGTTTGAACCGGACCCGGAGATTTTCGGCGAGAAGCTGAAGTTCGACGCGGAGCTGGTGCGCGAGCGGCTGGAGGCCAAGAGCTACCTGCACAAGGGCATGACGGTCGTCTGGAAGGACGAGACGTCCAGCCCGCCCACGTCGGTGACGTACAAGCACGACGGCGGCATCGCGGAGTACCTCACCAAGGTGGTGACGGAGCGGAACAAGCCGCTGGTGCCCGCGGGCAGCGCGGCCTTCTACCACGCGCGTGACAACGGCGTGCGGCTGGAGGCGGCGCTGGCGTGGACGGAGGCCACCGACGAGCACATCCGCTCGTATGTCAACGGCATCCCCACCCCACTGGGCGGCACGCACGAGGCGGGTCTGCGCAGCGCGGTGGTGAAGGCGGTGCGCAACTACATCGAGACGCACGGCATCGCGCCCAAGGGCGTGACGCTCACCGCGGAGGACATCCGCGAGGGCATCACCGCCATCCTGTCCACCTACGTGGTGGAGCCGCAGTTCCAGGGCCAGACGAAGGGGCGGCTCAACAACCCCGAGGTGTCCGGCCAGGTGGACGGCGTGCTGCGTCCGGCGCTGGAGAAGTGGCTCAACGACAACAAGTCCATCGCCGAGTCAGTGGTGGCCCGCATCGTCCTTGCCGCTCGCGCGCGCGAGGCCAGCCGGGCCGCGTCGCAGGCGGTGAGCCGCAAGACGGCGGTCAGCCACCGGCTCAACCTGCCGGGCAAGCTGGCGGACTGCTCGTCCACGGACCCGGGCCTGAGCGAGCTGTTCATCGTGGAAGGTGACTCCGCAGGCGGCTCCGCCAAGCAGGGCCGGGACAGGCGCACCCAGGCCATCCTCCCGCTGCGCGGCAAGGTGCTCAACGCGGAGCAGGCGTCCACCGACAAGGTGACGACGAACAAGGAGCTCCAGGACATCGTGTCCGCGCTGGGCTGCGGCATCGGCTCCGACTTCGACATCAGCAAGCTGCGCTACGGCCGCGTCTTCCTGCTGATGGACGCCGACAGCGACGGCCACCACATCGCCACGCTGCTGCTCACCTTCTTCTACCGGCACCTGCGCCCGCTGATTGAGAGCGGCGCCATCCACATCGCCCAGCCGCCGCTGTACCGCGTGGACATCGGCAAGGAGACGTACTGGGCGCTGGATGAGCCGGACCGCGACCGCATCATCAAGGAGAAGACGAAGGGCAACGCCAAGCCCAACATCATGCGCTTCAAGGGACTGGGCGAGATGACGCCCGACGAGCTGAAGGAGACGACGCTCGACCCGAAGCACCGCATGAGCCTGCGCGTCACCATCGACAAGCCCCTGGAGACGGACCGGCTCATCAACGACTTGATGGGCAAGGACGTCAGCGCCCGCTTCAGGTTCATCATGGAGCGCGCCAGCGAGGTCCAGGACCTGGACGTCTAGTCAGGACGGAATCACCGTCGCGGGTCCCTCCCACCCCGGAGGGGCCCGCGCGCAGCAGGGCTTTTGAGACGGAGCCCCGGCTCGGCTAGCATTCGCGCCGTGACTACGTTCCGCCGAACCTCCCTGCTCCTCGCGTTCATGCTGGCCACCTCTCCCGCCTATGGGCAGTCCACGCGGAAGAAGAAGTCCAGCAAGAAGCCCCCCGCCACCACTCAGCCGGTGAAGACGACCAAGGCGCCCGCGGCGGACGACGCGGATGGCGATGAATCCGTCGAGCCCCAGGCTTTCGGTTCTCCGAACGGGGACGAGGAGACGGCCGTCACGCCGCTGGTGTCGCCGGACGCTCCGACCGTGGCCAAACCCGCGGCGGCGCCAGGTGCCTCGGGTGAGCCGGCGGTGGCCAGCGCGGCGGTGACGGCCTCCGGGCCGGTGGCGCTCTTCGCGGTGGCTCGGACGTCCGCGGAGGAGGATGCCGCGGTGAAGCTGGAGGACGAGCTGCTGAGCCGGCTCAAGGCGAGCGGCGTGGCGCTGGTGGACCTGGGCGCGGCCTTCCCGCCGTCCCCGCCGGTCTCGCTGACGCGCGCGGACACGCTCTTCGAGCAGGGTCGCACCGACTACGACAACCTGGACCCCGAGTCCGCCGAGGCGAAGTTCCTGGCGGCGGCGGAGGCCTACACGAAGCACCCGGCGGAGCTGAGCCCGGAGCGGCTGGCCAAGGCCTACCTGTTCCTGGGCGCCTCGCGGATGCTCAACGGCGACTCCACCGGAGCCCTGGACGCGTTCAAGCGCGCGGTGGTGGCGGAGCCGTCCACGTCCCCCGACGCCGCCCTCTTCGGGCAGGACGTGCTGAAGACCTTCGACCAGGCCCGCGCCGACGTGAAGGCGCGCCCGGCCGGCACGCTGGTGGTGGAGTCGAAGCCGGCGGGCGCCAGCGTCCTCGTGCGAGGCCAGGAGCTGGGCGTCACGCCCCTCAAGGGCGTGGAGATGCCGGCGGGCCAGCACCCGGTGGTGGTGTCCCTGCCCGGCTACTCGGCCTTCTCCCAGTACACAGAGGTGGCGTCCGCCAAGAGCACCGAGGTGAAGGCGACGCTGGAGCCCACCCCGGGCCTGTCCGCCGTGCGTGACGCGGCGGTCCACGCCAGCACGGAACAGGCCTTCGAGCGGGACACGCCGCCGCCCGAGGCACGCGCCATTGGGGAGCGGCTCAACGCCCGTTACGTGGTGCTGGCGGCGGTGGCTCGCGGGGACAAGGGCCACCTCCAGGCCGAGCTCCAGGCGTGGGACCTGCGCTCCAACGCGCGGCTGCGCGGCGTGGAGATTGCCCTGGCGCCGGGCGCGAAGAAGAACGGCCCGGACGCGGCGGCGGACCAGGTGCGCGCCTTCGTCAACGGCGTCGCGGCGCCCCGCGTGGCGGAGAGCAATTCGTTCTCCACCCTCATCAAGCGCCCGTGGTTCTGGGCGGTGGTCGGCGGCGCGGCGGCGGTGACGGCCGGGGCCGTCTACGTGGCGACGTCTCAGGACAAGGGCCGCCCGTTCAACCCCGTTTCTGGTGGAGTCGGGTTCTGAGGCAGCGCCGCGTGTTGAATGCCCGGACCGCCACCCGCGTCGCCTGTTTCAAAGGTCACCCCATGAAATCCGCCCTCGCCCTCCTCCTCCTCCCCGCGCTGACCCTCGCGGCCCCGCCCCAGGCGCGCCGCGTCAGCACCCTCCTGGTGCCCATGGACCCGGCCTCCGAGGCGTCCAGCGTGCAGATGGAGGGTTACATGAACGACGCCCTCTCCAACTTCGCCGGCATGACGGTCCGCAAGTCGGAGGAGCTGTTCGGCATGCCGGAGGACCCGGAGGCCAAGGCCTCCCTGGAGCGCGGGCGCAAGGGGTACTCGGAGAGCCTCTCCGCCTTCGACAAGAAGGAATACGAGGAGGCGGAGCGCAAGGTGCGCGCCACCCTGAAGGAGCTTCAGGGGGCCGCGGGCGCCATGCGCGGGTGCTCGCCGCTGTGTGACGCGCTGGCGCTGTACGCCGCCGTGCTGCACCTGCGCGGCGAGGTGGAGGAGGCGAAGCTGGCGCTCATCGACCTCATCGCGCTGTCCCCTACCCATGAGCTGTCCCCCA is drawn from Myxococcus xanthus and contains these coding sequences:
- a CDS encoding PEGA domain-containing protein, coding for MTTFRRTSLLLAFMLATSPAYGQSTRKKKSSKKPPATTQPVKTTKAPAADDADGDESVEPQAFGSPNGDEETAVTPLVSPDAPTVAKPAAAPGASGEPAVASAAVTASGPVALFAVARTSAEEDAAVKLEDELLSRLKASGVALVDLGAAFPPSPPVSLTRADTLFEQGRTDYDNLDPESAEAKFLAAAEAYTKHPAELSPERLAKAYLFLGASRMLNGDSTGALDAFKRAVVAEPSTSPDAALFGQDVLKTFDQARADVKARPAGTLVVESKPAGASVLVRGQELGVTPLKGVEMPAGQHPVVVSLPGYSAFSQYTEVASAKSTEVKATLEPTPGLSAVRDAAVHASTEQAFERDTPPPEARAIGERLNARYVVLAAVARGDKGHLQAELQAWDLRSNARLRGVEIALAPGAKKNGPDAAADQVRAFVNGVAAPRVAESNSFSTLIKRPWFWAVVGGAAAVTAGAVYVATSQDKGRPFNPVSGGVGF